The following proteins are encoded in a genomic region of Gossypium hirsutum isolate 1008001.06 chromosome D05, Gossypium_hirsutum_v2.1, whole genome shotgun sequence:
- the LOC107944681 gene encoding uncharacterized protein At2g29880 isoform X2, translated as MLEKALPNAMLKAKPNIESRIRLLKREWSIVYDMLNGQNNSGFGWDEHRQLVVAEDAVWDSYVNSHKEFAQFRHRTFLYYNQLTAIYARDRATGKDAQTAVDVFEEINAEDVPTTYMNEERDTFYDCEADFSLEDMDVSGSELRGDRNQGGSSSLNKRKKKSDARDNMYSSFDEAATLLAENIKAVGDQISRSIAFEVVVQQKSEEYQKMEEKVSNLYSSLWKIEGLTDDQRYDVLSKIPDHPTQMIVFFSLPSVARLEWVRKFLSHH; from the exons atgctagaaaaggctttaccaaatgcaatgttgaaggcgaaaccaaatattgaatcgaggattaggttactaaaaagggaatggtcaatcgtctatgacatgcttaatggccaaaacaatagcggttttggttgggacgagcataggcagctcgttgttgctgaagatgcagtttgggacTCCTATGTAAAT agtcaTAAAGAATTCGCTCAATTCAGACATCGTACTTTCCtttactacaaccagcttactgccatatacgcaagagatcgagcgaCTGGGAAAGATGCGCAAACAGCTGTTGAtgtttttgaagaaataaatgctgaggatgtacctactacatatatgaatgaagagagagacacattctatgactgcgaagctgacttCTCTTTGGaggacatggatgtttctggttCGGAGCTGCGAGGAGATAgaaaccaagggggttcctcatctttaaacaagagaaagaagaaatctgatgctcgtgataatatgtattcttcatttgatgaggctgccactttattggccgAAAACATCAAGGctgttggcgatcaaatcagtaggagtattgccttcgaggtggtagttcagcagaagtcagaagaatatcaaaagatggaagagaaagtttcaaatttatattcatccttatggaaaattgaaggtttaaccgacgatcagcggtatgacgttttgagtaaaattccagatcatccaacccaaatgatcgttttctttagtttaccttctgttgcgcGATTAGAATGGGTTAGaaaatttctttctcaccattaa
- the LOC107944681 gene encoding uncharacterized protein At2g29880 isoform X3, with product MLEKALPNAMLKAKPNIESRIRLLKREWSIVYDMLNGQNNSGFGWDEHRQLVVAEDAVWDSYSHKEFAQFRHRTFLYYNQLTAIYARDRATGKDAQTAVDVFEEINAEDVPTTYMNEERDTFYDCEADFSLEDMDVSGSELRGDRNQGGSSSLNKRKKKSDARDNMYSSFDEAATLLAENIKAVGDQISRSIAFEVVVQQKSEEYQKMEEKVSNLYSSLWKIEGLTDDQRYDVLSKIPDHPTQMIVFFSLPSVARLEWVRKFLSHH from the exons atgctagaaaaggctttaccaaatgcaatgttgaaggcgaaaccaaatattgaatcgaggattaggttactaaaaagggaatggtcaatcgtctatgacatgcttaatggccaaaacaatagcggttttggttgggacgagcataggcagctcgttgttgctgaagatgcagtttgggacTCCTAT agtcaTAAAGAATTCGCTCAATTCAGACATCGTACTTTCCtttactacaaccagcttactgccatatacgcaagagatcgagcgaCTGGGAAAGATGCGCAAACAGCTGTTGAtgtttttgaagaaataaatgctgaggatgtacctactacatatatgaatgaagagagagacacattctatgactgcgaagctgacttCTCTTTGGaggacatggatgtttctggttCGGAGCTGCGAGGAGATAgaaaccaagggggttcctcatctttaaacaagagaaagaagaaatctgatgctcgtgataatatgtattcttcatttgatgaggctgccactttattggccgAAAACATCAAGGctgttggcgatcaaatcagtaggagtattgccttcgaggtggtagttcagcagaagtcagaagaatatcaaaagatggaagagaaagtttcaaatttatattcatccttatggaaaattgaaggtttaaccgacgatcagcggtatgacgttttgagtaaaattccagatcatccaacccaaatgatcgttttctttagtttaccttctgttgcgcGATTAGAATGGGTTAGaaaatttctttctcaccattaa